The following proteins come from a genomic window of Nitrospirota bacterium:
- the gcvH gene encoding glycine cleavage system protein GcvH has protein sequence MNPEGIKYHREHTWVKVSGKKATVGITNYAQESLGDIVYIDLPEIDTVVEANSELAEIESTKATSSVISPVSGTVIEVNDELVETPEIINEDPYGKGWIAVLEIDNPSEVSDLMDASEYEKYVEEEAE, from the coding sequence ATGAATCCTGAGGGCATTAAGTATCACAGAGAACACACATGGGTAAAGGTTTCTGGCAAAAAGGCTACAGTCGGAATTACGAATTACGCTCAGGAATCGCTCGGTGACATTGTGTATATCGACCTGCCAGAAATCGACACAGTTGTAGAGGCCAATTCAGAGCTTGCAGAGATAGAGTCTACAAAGGCTACATCTTCTGTTATAAGTCCGGTGAGCGGAACAGTAATTGAAGTTAATGATGAACTTGTCGAAACCCCTGAAATAATAAATGAGGACCCGTACGGCAAGGGCTGGATTGCCGTCCTTGAAATAGATAACCCGTCTGAAGTGAGTGATTTAATGGATGCGTCCGAATATGAAAAATATGTCGAAGAGGAGGCAGAATAG